A single region of the Dehalococcoidia bacterium genome encodes:
- a CDS encoding VOC family protein, which translates to MGLLEIQGVTHWSIPVDNLDEAEEFYGGILGLKSEGRLGNNTMSCYSTDGNNILLCAQKSPAGGSPPGVHHSFTVTPEILDQACKVFKEKGVKIDSLVYRAKGHFTGRELYFFDPSGNRLELRDPTWHEGMPEPDLEELSAL; encoded by the coding sequence ATGGGGCTATTAGAAATTCAAGGAGTCACGCACTGGTCAATTCCGGTGGATAACTTAGATGAAGCAGAGGAATTCTACGGTGGGATTTTAGGGCTCAAATCTGAGGGGCGCTTGGGGAATAACACTATGTCCTGTTACAGCACAGACGGAAATAATATTTTGCTCTGTGCACAAAAATCTCCTGCTGGAGGATCTCCTCCAGGAGTACATCACAGTTTTACAGTAACTCCTGAGATCCTCGATCAGGCATGCAAGGTTTTTAAGGAAAAAGGCGTCAAAATCGACAGCCTCGTTTATCGAGCTAAGGGACATTTTACAGGGCGTGAACTCTATTTCTTTGACCCCAGTGGAAACCGTCTTGAACTCCGCGATCCTACTTGGCATGAAGGCATGCCTGAACCTGATTTAGAGGAACTCTCCGCGTTATAA
- a CDS encoding Rieske 2Fe-2S domain-containing protein — protein MLSVESNQALTQVGPGTPMGDLMRRYWQPVMLSREVENPDGDPIRIRILGEDLVAFRDTKGRVGLISEWCPHRLTSLFLGRNEDNGIRCVYHGWKFDVSGACVDMPNEPPEFDFKRKVKLTSYPTTELGGVIWAYMGPSDCVPPLPKFEFTTQPDSHRGVSKVIQDCNWLQALEGGIDSVHSSFLHRKIGTGGGKGAGLGGYRATAPSGKLDVELTDYGYRYTNTRKIPDKDLTFVRGYCFVMPHVQIRANQLDGDGMGAKFKIAGHHWVPIDDETTMVWNWLYSLDKPLTQDEKEEVVYGNGPGEVDQQTFLARGNRRNDWLIDREKQRTQNFTGIDYVNAQDRAVQEAMGPIVNRSKEHLGQTDKAIITTRRLLLQAIETIKDGGTPPGVGESYYNARAIEDMVPQSEKGLDALAARMRSEEFSLPVRN, from the coding sequence ATGCTTTCAGTAGAATCTAATCAAGCACTTACACAGGTAGGTCCAGGTACACCCATGGGTGATCTGATGCGTCGTTACTGGCAACCTGTCATGCTCTCACGCGAAGTCGAAAACCCTGATGGAGACCCCATCAGGATCCGTATTCTTGGGGAAGACCTAGTAGCCTTTCGCGACACAAAGGGAAGGGTTGGACTTATCTCGGAATGGTGTCCTCATCGCCTAACATCTCTTTTTCTAGGTCGCAATGAAGATAATGGAATCCGATGTGTCTACCATGGATGGAAATTCGATGTCTCCGGTGCATGTGTGGACATGCCTAATGAACCTCCCGAATTCGACTTTAAACGCAAAGTAAAACTCACCTCTTACCCCACAACTGAATTAGGTGGAGTCATATGGGCTTATATGGGTCCTTCGGATTGCGTACCTCCGTTGCCAAAATTTGAATTTACTACGCAACCTGATTCCCATCGAGGCGTCTCAAAAGTGATCCAGGATTGCAATTGGCTCCAAGCGTTAGAAGGTGGGATCGACAGTGTCCATTCATCATTTCTACACCGGAAAATAGGCACTGGTGGAGGAAAAGGTGCAGGCCTTGGCGGATACAGAGCTACTGCGCCTTCTGGGAAATTAGATGTCGAGCTAACTGACTACGGCTATCGCTATACCAACACTCGAAAAATCCCTGATAAAGACCTCACGTTCGTTCGTGGCTATTGTTTCGTTATGCCTCACGTGCAGATTCGTGCAAATCAGCTTGATGGGGATGGTATGGGTGCAAAATTTAAAATTGCCGGGCATCACTGGGTTCCAATTGATGACGAAACCACCATGGTCTGGAATTGGCTCTACAGCCTTGATAAGCCTCTAACTCAAGACGAAAAAGAAGAAGTTGTTTATGGAAACGGGCCAGGGGAAGTAGATCAACAAACATTTCTCGCTCGTGGAAATAGACGCAATGACTGGCTCATCGACAGAGAAAAACAACGTACTCAAAATTTTACTGGCATTGATTATGTAAATGCACAAGACAGAGCAGTACAGGAAGCAATGGGTCCCATCGTCAACCGTTCAAAGGAGCATTTGGGGCAAACCGATAAAGCGATCATTACAACTCGTCGTCTATTACTTCAGGCAATTGAAACCATTAAAGACGGTGGCACACCTCCGGGTGTCGGAGAATCGTATTACAACGCAAGGGCGATTGAAGATATGGTCCCTCAGTCTGAAAAAGGGCTCGATGCGCTCGCCGCAAGAATGCGTTCTGAAGAATTCTCATTGCCTGTAAGGAATTAA